Genomic DNA from Niabella ginsenosidivorans:
GCGCCTCCCCACTCACCACCGCCATCAAATCCCGGAAAAATCCATCCGCCTGCTTTAGATGGCGGAGAAAACATGGTGCGGTTTTTTACCAGTTTAAATTTTGCAAGCATTTCGTTATAAGATGCTGTATCCATATCGTTAATATCTTGTTCATCAAAATGCTGGCGGGCAAATGGCTCTGGCAGCACAGGGATAGGTTGTGTAGGCCATGGTTTTTCGCCGGGCAGGGCATCCTGTGGCACCGCCTTTTCATCAATTGGAAAAATGGGTCTACCTGTGGTACGATTCAGCAGAAACACAAAGCCATGTTTCGTAATCTGGGCAACAGCATCAATCTGTTTCCCATCATGGTTTACGGTAACCAGATTAGGGTTGGCTGGCAAATCGCGATCCCACATGTCGTGGTGCACCACTTGGTAGTGCCATATATATTTCCCTGTTTCCGCATCCAGGGCCACTAGACTATTTGCAAAAAGATTTTGCCCTTTGCGGAAGCCGCCGTAAAAATCGGGTGTAGCTGAGCCGGTTGGTATATACACTATACCTCTTTTTTCGTCCAGCGCCATACCAGCCCAACAGTTTGCCCCCCCTGTTTTTTTCCAGGCATTTTTATCTTCCCATGTATCGTACCCCAATTCGCCGGGGTGAGGAATGGTGTGAAATATCCAGCGCCTTTTACCTGTATGTACATCAAATGCACGAATATGGCCGGAGAGAGCATCCTCACCTTCCGTAAGGCGCATCCCCATTATTAACAAGTCTTTATAGATAATACCCGGAGTAGTACCTGCCACATATGCATCCTCTGTATGCTCCTGGTCAAGGTCTTTTTTCAGATCAATAGAACCATATTCGCCGAACCCATCAATTAGTTTACCATCTATAGCATTAATTGCATAAAGTCTGGAACCTGCACTATATAAAATGCGTTTTCCCTGTCCATGTTCATCTTGCCAGTACACAACGCCTCTGCTAATCTGATTAAGTGCAGATGGCTCTATATGATGCTGGCTATCATTGGCAGGATCGAATGACCATATCTGCTGACCAGTAGCGGCGTCAAGTGCGAACAACTTTAACCGTGGGCTTGTACCATAAAGTATGCCGTCCACTATAATCGGGTTGCACTGATTTTGACTATGATTGTCAGGATCTTTATCTCCAGAGCTATACGACCATGCCACCTTCAGTTGGCTTACATTGGCCGGAGTAATTTGTGTATTTGGAGAATATCTGTTCCCATCTTTTGACCCGGCATATGTATGCCATTCATTATAATAATTGGTTGCTGGCATGTTGCATGAAACGAAACCTATTACAACGATGAGTAAAAGAATACTTTTGTCTTTCATTTTTATTAATAGTTATTCTGCTATCTCTATAGCTATTTTATATATCATTTTGTAAGAATTAAGGAGGCTTAACTTCAATCCTTGTTTCCTCAGCTATTTCTCGAACGATGTTTATGCACTAAAGAATTAGGGATTATTATTCACTGCAAGTTGATTAGAATAAGCAGAATTACACCCATTCCGTATAGCGTAAACCCGATAAATATATTCTCCGGTTGTCGATAAGGTATCTGTATATGTTGTAACACCTGCCGCCAGGGTTGCAACTATCGAGAATTCAGATATACCCAACCTCCTTTCCACTACATATCCTGTTTCATCGGTAGCTAAATCACGCCATTTCATCGCAATTGACGAAGCTGAAATCGATGTAGCCTCAAGTGAATCAGGAGCAAGCGGATCAATACCTGCAACTTTTTGATACCCTACACCATCAAACATACTTCGCGACGTACTTGAACCTGCGTTGTAATCATCTATATCAACCGCAAAACCAGTAACATGTTGAACCGTGCCAATTTTACAGCGATATAACCTGTCTAAATTACCAAGGCTGTCAGGTATCAGGACAGTACCCGGTGTGGTACGATCATAAAGGGTATAGGCTGACTGTGTACTCAACTTTGCCTGTGTTTTCCATGGCTGCGAAGCAGGAGAAGTATAGTAGAAAAAGATGTCGTACGTGCCACATGAATCAAGTTGATTATTCACTACCAAGGTAATAACCGGGCAATTTTCTGTTGCAGAAGATGAGCGCATGAAATCACGATCGACCGTTCCCAAACCCCCTGAATTTTGCAACGTCCATTGATTATCGGTATCACTCTGAACTGTCGCAAATGCTGTTGATGGACTGCAATTGTCATACGCTACATTAATAAAGACGTGATCACTACGTGAGGTATCACTTTTAAAAACAGCGAAGTTTTGCCATGCGCCTTCAACACCGTAGCAACTGGCACGCACCTGGCTTTGGTAATAGGTTTCAGGTAACAAATTAAGCAGCTTAATAGTGGTATCCTGCAGATTGTGCGCATATTTCCAACCCGTGTCTGCTTCAGCTTTGTACCTCACATCATAGTTAATTGCTCCAGGCACAACATTCCATTTAAGTTTTGCCGTACGACCTGATATGCTATCCGTATGCATACCAATTGGATTGCCACATGATGGCAGACTACCACATATGGAAGTATCTACCCGAAACAGCACGACCGAAGTAAAGGGCTGCAAAATCAATGATCCGCAATAGGCCTGGTTTTTTACATCGATAAATCGACCAGTTGGGAGTGTTATAGTTTGAACGGAAGTGGTTTTGTTATAGTAGAATTTGATCACATCGTTACGGTTTACCAGCTTGTCATATTTAATCGGCGCGGCAACCGTACCGTTAATTTGCGGCGCAGCGGCCTCCCATTCATATGGTGTATATCGTATATTGTTTTTCTTAAACCCGTTAGCCTTGTAACTAGCTATTACAGTTTTGTTATTGAAAGGATTTATTATGTAATTGGAAGTAAAGGTGCCCATATCGGCATAGGTAAAATCCTCGTTATGGTCTGAGTTAAAAACGTTATGGTTGGCAGACGTATCCGTGGTTACCAAAATATTTTCGCGGACGATATAGCCTGGCGGTGAATTGGGCTTATGTAGATCCATCTCGCTTACTCCACTGCTGAACGAGGTATTGTTATAGAACTGGTTACCGGTATTATTAAAATTCGCGTACAAACCCATTCCGTTCACAAAAGCAACGGTATTATTCCTCACAGTTACGCCGGTACTCAGATTGTCTACATAAATACCATTGGCAATGCTGAATAACTCCGGTGCGCCAAGCCGCTCACCTATGGTATTCAATACGATGTTCTCTTCGATTATCTCTCCGCTATTTGCACCATTTTGATAGTTCGTATATATACCGCCATTATCTTCTAAGGATAGGCAGGCACTGTCTACCAAGTTATGTTTTACCAGATTATTCAATCCGGCACACAGTATAGCACAGTAACCGGTTTTGGCAACGTAATTGTCGGAAACCTCAGAGTTGGGACAGTCAATATCCAGCCCTATAAAGGTTTTACTTTTACCGAAGGCTTCATTTCCAATGTTAGTAATACTGTTATTTTTAACAAGGAACTGACTGTTATTGGTTGCAGCATACACGCCAGTGTTGTTCACATCGTTCACGGTACAGTTGCTAAACGTACCTATTGCGCAATTTGCATAGTTTACACCATCGCCGCCGGCGACCGCAATGTTCAGGCTATCCAGCAATGAATTGGGACAATTGGATACAAATACAGAGAGTTTGTTTGAATACCTGATATCGAGATTTTTTATTACCACGTTTGATGAATTGCGCACAGTAAGTAAAGTATCGATGCGGGGAAAGTATATATTCTGCGTATTCGGGTCGGTAGACGAATAAAGATAAACCTTACCTGTACTGTTTTTATAAGCCCATTCTCCCTCTGCGTCAATTGCTTTAATATCATTCACAAAAAAATACCCATAACCGTCGCGCAGATGTTGAATGCTTGCATTTGACGGAATAGTAATGGTATGGCCCGAATGCGAGGAAACTGTGGTTCGCACCATGCGCCAACGCTCGGAACGGATAACTACATCTGCCCCTGTCCAATCCGGCGTAGCAGGCAGGTCGTCATCGGTAAACTGGGTAAGCCCTACATGACTTTCCATATTAAGGTATCCATGGTTTACGCTTTGATTGGGGAAACGTGAGACAGGTAGTTTAATGTCTTCAGCTATCAAGTTGTTCATAATTGCTGGTTTACCTGCGGCAAAAGTAGTTTCCCAAATATTCCCGCTATTTACCGTCCATGTTGTTGTTATTTTTTCCAAACCACTGATAACTGGATTACTACCTGTACCATAAGCGCTTACAGTAACGCCTGTATTTTTAATGCGTAGTTGCCCAAAAAATACATCACCCCTTTTAAAAAGTATTTTATCTCCGTTGGCAAACGTTTGGCTATTCACTTTGGCAAGCGTTTGCCATGGTGTTGAGGTTGAAGTGCCCGCCGCAGAATCGCTGCCGCTTACAGATACATAATAAGTTACCGCACAGCTCTGATCTGCCAGTAGTGTAAATACAGCACCGACAAATAGTTTCAAAAGTTTAAAGATCGGTTTCATATCATATGATTTAAGGTTTCCAGATTACTTTTTCACCAGCTTGAACTGATGGTAGATTGGCTTATTAATAGCGTATATCTTATCTGCAATGTCATTCAATTTGCGGGTTATAACTGCCTCATTAGGCTTATTGCGCAGGTAGTTATCAAATTGTGTTTTGTAGAAATTGAGATGCCCACTTGCTTTGGCCGAATCGAGGTATTGATCCAGATAATTCTTTACGCTTAAACTATCTTTGGGTCCTTTATAATCTGCTAAACGGCCAAACTCTACAAGCTTTATGTTGCGTATGGTGCTCTCCTGCTTGCGGTATTCCATGCAAAGCTGTAGTATTTGTTCTGCCTGCTGGTATTGAGGTGTATTTGTTTGTATGGCCAGATTAACGCCAGTTCTTAATTGTGCGGCTGTATAAATCGCTATTGGACGACCATCTATCAGAAGCTGATAAGCTCCGGTATCTAAGTTTAAAATCTGCAAAACCTCCTGGTTTAAATCATCAGTAAACGGTACCCATTTCAATGCTTCGGCAGCATCCGGTTTTATTGGAAATGGTAAGCTATTTTCCAGGCACGAAAAAGATATCTTGCCTTGGTCGGCATCATAATTACTGATTTTACAGTTAAGGCTTTGACCCTTATTGTCGCCTGAATTCTTTCCAATTACTATTTTGGCAACGTACTTATTGGGCTGTAGCGTTTTCAAAAACTGATAGGCCATCACAAAATGCCCTAGCGAACCAGGATGCACACGATCTTTACCCGTAATCGTAAAATTTAAATCTTTTTCCTGCAGTTCGTTGTTAATGCGATTCATGATCGACCAGTAATCCACCAGACGGGTATCATATTTTTTCGACATAGCCTCCACATGATTGCCAGCCATTTTCAGCGCATCATTAACACCATAAAAATTTTCTTCGGGCAGTTTGGCGGTTTGATCATAAATTGTAGGCTTTTCAAGGATGATCCCCTGATTATACTGTTTGAATATTTTGATAATATCTTCCGTTTTTTCACGATAAACTGCAAGAGCCTCAGCTTTTTGCTGATCTCCACTGGGATTGTTGCGGTTCTTTTCAGTATACAGTGTGCGTTTAACATCATTCATCCCTACCATCAATACACACCAGGTAGGATGATGTATCAGGACATCACTATCCAATCTTTTAAGTATGCCTGAGGCTACGTCTCCGGATATACCGCAGTTAATAAAGCGCAGCTTTTCATTTGGATAACGCGTGGCATAATACAGATAAATAAAATTGTAGAACTCACCGTTATTGGTAATACTGTTACCAACAAAACAGACTATATCGCCGTTTTTAAATAGTGGCGGGGCAATATTTTGTGCCGGTGCCTCAAGGGCGACTAGCAGCAGAATAGCTAATATTCTCATTTTCATAATGATTGTTTTTTATTTTACGCTAATCTCTATAACAGGTATCTCTACATTGGACTTTATTATGGGAATTTTCAAGTAACACATCATGATTGGTTACGATTTCTGAGGTATTAACTTCTTTCTCGGTATTAGAGTGGTATTTATCTCAGAAGCATCGTGCAGAAATTGGGCTATTCCTGTGGGTCGTAAAGATCAGGGTTAAAACGCTCGAAATATTTGTGGTAATCAGCAATGCTTATCTTCTCGTTGCTCATTACCCATTCATACCCTTCGGGCAAAGCATATATCCCCCAGTAAATGTACATGCCGAAGCGAGCGTTTGTCCACCACTGCACTCTTTGCGTTTTGGCTTCGGCTGTTTCTTTTACCCAAACGGGTGTTGGGGTGCTCACATCCTGCACCTTTGTTTTTAGCGCGAGCAGCGCCAAGTGCGAGAAATAAAGTATTTTTTTCATATTATTTTCTTAAGATGGAGATCAATTGTTGTTAGTCTCCAGATAGTTCAGATCTTTAGAAAAGGTTTCCTGCATCCGGCTTAGAGACCAGAACGCCAGCGCAAGGCAAACCGCACCTACCAAGGCTGCAGCTCCTCTTCCAGTATGGAAAATATCAGTTTTTAGGTATTCAAAGGCAATGGTGATGGGCACGACCATCCCCCTTACAAAATTGGGCGCGGTAGTAGTTACCGTAGCTCTAATGTTGGTACCGAATTGCTCGGTGGCAATCGTCATAAAGATCACCCAATAACCCACCGAAAAGCCCAGTCCTGAGCAAAGGACATAAAATGATGCCAGGGAAATCCTGTTTAGATTGATAAAGATAGCGACGCCAGCCGCAGCCAAAAACAGGTAGAAGTAAACCACTTTAACACGGCTTTTTAACAGCTGGCTCAGCAAACCGCTTATAATATCGCCGAGCACCAATCCGCCGTAGCAGCAGGCCACGGCAGCACCTGCATCAACCGGGCCTCTTACTTTCATTTCACGGCCGAACTCCGGTGAGAAGGTGATGAGTATACCCACCACAAACCAAAGCGGAACGCCAATGAGAATACAACGCAGGTACTTGAAAAAACGCGACCAGTTGTTAAACAGCAACAGGAAACTACCATGACTTACCTGTGCCTTCCTGCTTTTTGAAAACACGCTCGATTCGGAAACCTTTACCCGGAGCAACAACAAGCAGAGACCTAGGCTTCCACCAATAAAGTAAGAAATACGCCATGGAAAATGCCGGGCGATAAAAAAGGCCACCACCGCACCAAACACGCCGACCGAGGCTACAATGGTGGTAGCATAACCACGCTTTTCTTTAGGCATCAGTTCGGCTACCAGGGTAATACCTGAGCCTAATTCACCGGCCAGGCCAAAACCGGCGATGAAACGCCAAGTAGCATAAGAGTTAATCGAAGCCGCAAAGCCGTTGGCGATATTGGCAACAGAATAAATAAGGATGGAACCGAACAGAACAGATAACCTGCCTTTTCTATCTCCTAAAATGCCCCAGAAAATGCCACCGGCCAACAGGCCTATCATCTGGACGTTTAGAATAAAAACGCCTTTATTGGCTACCGCATCCCCTTTTATGCCAAGCGATTGCAGGCTGGGCACGCGCACAATGCTAAACAGCAACAGATCATAAATATCTACAAAGTAACCCAGCGCAGCCACAATAACAGCAGCATTTAAGAGAATGATAGGCCTCTTTGGGATTGATTGTTCAGCATTCATGATTGAGATGACTTTATTTAGGATAAGGTTTTGAACTTTTGATAGCGTAACAGCGCCTCTATATAGTAATAATCGGCATAAATAAGCGGCACATCAATCTCGCTTTTCTTAGGCATATTACCCGTACTATGTTTCAGCAGGAAATGGTTATTGCCACTTGATGTAAAGTATGCTGGTCCGGATAAACAAACTAGTACCTTTTCTGCAAAGTGATAGTATTTTTCGGAGGTAACAACATCAACATATCGGGATAATTCCAGCAGCGCTGATGATGCAATGGCTGCCGCAGATGCATCGCGAGGAGCGTCGGGAATGGTCGGGTCATCAAAATCCCAATACGGTATTTTA
This window encodes:
- a CDS encoding right-handed parallel beta-helix repeat-containing protein; translation: MKPIFKLLKLFVGAVFTLLADQSCAVTYYVSVSGSDSAAGTSTSTPWQTLAKVNSQTFANGDKILFKRGDVFFGQLRIKNTGVTVSAYGTGSNPVISGLEKITTTWTVNSGNIWETTFAAGKPAIMNNLIAEDIKLPVSRFPNQSVNHGYLNMESHVGLTQFTDDDLPATPDWTGADVVIRSERWRMVRTTVSSHSGHTITIPSNASIQHLRDGYGYFFVNDIKAIDAEGEWAYKNSTGKVYLYSSTDPNTQNIYFPRIDTLLTVRNSSNVVIKNLDIRYSNKLSVFVSNCPNSLLDSLNIAVAGGDGVNYANCAIGTFSNCTVNDVNNTGVYAATNNSQFLVKNNSITNIGNEAFGKSKTFIGLDIDCPNSEVSDNYVAKTGYCAILCAGLNNLVKHNLVDSACLSLEDNGGIYTNYQNGANSGEIIEENIVLNTIGERLGAPELFSIANGIYVDNLSTGVTVRNNTVAFVNGMGLYANFNNTGNQFYNNTSFSSGVSEMDLHKPNSPPGYIVRENILVTTDTSANHNVFNSDHNEDFTYADMGTFTSNYIINPFNNKTVIASYKANGFKKNNIRYTPYEWEAAAPQINGTVAAPIKYDKLVNRNDVIKFYYNKTTSVQTITLPTGRFIDVKNQAYCGSLILQPFTSVVLFRVDTSICGSLPSCGNPIGMHTDSISGRTAKLKWNVVPGAINYDVRYKAEADTGWKYAHNLQDTTIKLLNLLPETYYQSQVRASCYGVEGAWQNFAVFKSDTSRSDHVFINVAYDNCSPSTAFATVQSDTDNQWTLQNSGGLGTVDRDFMRSSSATENCPVITLVVNNQLDSCGTYDIFFYYTSPASQPWKTQAKLSTQSAYTLYDRTTPGTVLIPDSLGNLDRLYRCKIGTVQHVTGFAVDIDDYNAGSSTSRSMFDGVGYQKVAGIDPLAPDSLEATSISASSIAMKWRDLATDETGYVVERRLGISEFSIVATLAAGVTTYTDTLSTTGEYIYRVYAIRNGCNSAYSNQLAVNNNP
- a CDS encoding outer membrane protein assembly factor BamB family protein, giving the protein MKDKSILLLIVVIGFVSCNMPATNYYNEWHTYAGSKDGNRYSPNTQITPANVSQLKVAWSYSSGDKDPDNHSQNQCNPIIVDGILYGTSPRLKLFALDAATGQQIWSFDPANDSQHHIEPSALNQISRGVVYWQDEHGQGKRILYSAGSRLYAINAIDGKLIDGFGEYGSIDLKKDLDQEHTEDAYVAGTTPGIIYKDLLIMGMRLTEGEDALSGHIRAFDVHTGKRRWIFHTIPHPGELGYDTWEDKNAWKKTGGANCWAGMALDEKRGIVYIPTGSATPDFYGGFRKGQNLFANSLVALDAETGKYIWHYQVVHHDMWDRDLPANPNLVTVNHDGKQIDAVAQITKHGFVFLLNRTTGRPIFPIDEKAVPQDALPGEKPWPTQPIPVLPEPFARQHFDEQDINDMDTASYNEMLAKFKLVKNRTMFSPPSKAGGWIFPGFDGGGEWGGAAVDPSSHILYVNCSELPWAQVMIDVPKSIGGSHSTNTFGKAIYSKYCMACHGPELKGNGVNIPSLIDIEKKYNETQVNNLIVNGRNMMPPFKQISETERKAIIAFLLKIPEKEPGTITKNTVKSTKDIHEGIPYMMNGYNRFIDKDGYPGIKPPWGTLNAVDLNNGKLLWKVALGEYPELTKRGIAPTGTENYGGPIVTKAGLIFIAATKDEKIRAFDQKTGKLLWQAPLPAAGYATPATYMVNGKQYVVIACGGGKIGSKSGDTYVAFSL
- a CDS encoding alpha-L-fucosidase, translated to MKKILYFSHLALLALKTKVQDVSTPTPVWVKETAEAKTQRVQWWTNARFGMYIYWGIYALPEGYEWVMSNEKISIADYHKYFERFNPDLYDPQE
- a CDS encoding MFS transporter; protein product: MNAEQSIPKRPIILLNAAVIVAALGYFVDIYDLLLFSIVRVPSLQSLGIKGDAVANKGVFILNVQMIGLLAGGIFWGILGDRKGRLSVLFGSILIYSVANIANGFAASINSYATWRFIAGFGLAGELGSGITLVAELMPKEKRGYATTIVASVGVFGAVVAFFIARHFPWRISYFIGGSLGLCLLLLRVKVSESSVFSKSRKAQVSHGSFLLLFNNWSRFFKYLRCILIGVPLWFVVGILITFSPEFGREMKVRGPVDAGAAVACCYGGLVLGDIISGLLSQLLKSRVKVVYFYLFLAAAGVAIFINLNRISLASFYVLCSGLGFSVGYWVIFMTIATEQFGTNIRATVTTTAPNFVRGMVVPITIAFEYLKTDIFHTGRGAAALVGAVCLALAFWSLSRMQETFSKDLNYLETNNN
- a CDS encoding SGNH/GDSL hydrolase family protein — protein: MKMRILAILLLVALEAPAQNIAPPLFKNGDIVCFVGNSITNNGEFYNFIYLYYATRYPNEKLRFINCGISGDVASGILKRLDSDVLIHHPTWCVLMVGMNDVKRTLYTEKNRNNPSGDQQKAEALAVYREKTEDIIKIFKQYNQGIILEKPTIYDQTAKLPEENFYGVNDALKMAGNHVEAMSKKYDTRLVDYWSIMNRINNELQEKDLNFTITGKDRVHPGSLGHFVMAYQFLKTLQPNKYVAKIVIGKNSGDNKGQSLNCKISNYDADQGKISFSCLENSLPFPIKPDAAEALKWVPFTDDLNQEVLQILNLDTGAYQLLIDGRPIAIYTAAQLRTGVNLAIQTNTPQYQQAEQILQLCMEYRKQESTIRNIKLVEFGRLADYKGPKDSLSVKNYLDQYLDSAKASGHLNFYKTQFDNYLRNKPNEAVITRKLNDIADKIYAINKPIYHQFKLVKK